The following are from one region of the Pocillopora verrucosa isolate sample1 chromosome 3, ASM3666991v2, whole genome shotgun sequence genome:
- the LOC131777357 gene encoding ephrin-B2a, protein MGRENRLILLLVHVCIELGVLVSGAIVYPSLHWSFQNPLFKKGNYRLNVLPGTKLNIICPHVAVSLVERQDTDTGFNCENFWRVDFNSYQTCNVSENSIPQNKIFLSCDDPRQMQFETLVFQPFNADPSRVFRKGKVYYFISTSTGSYDSLKGRSGGHCLKKNMKMQIYVCTGPEDTNCTDEKPTTKPPQVAVETFITNTTSAPSTVRVETTKLSSSKQPSPPQTNSTETDILSPQPSFRGHPTLGDQPLAEASTKGKDSSHSTNGTTILGASLGIILLISIGFNCYCFWKLRLQSSKQGEKSGPPSTPTPVKPRLQSSKQGEKSSPPSTPTHV, encoded by the exons ATGGGACGTGAAAATCGTCTTATTCTGTTGTTAGTTCACGTTTGTATTGAACTGGGTGTGCTTGTGAGTGGAGCCATCGTGTACCCATCGTTGCACTGGAGTTTTCAAAACCCCCT atttaaaaaaggaaattatcgcTTAAATGTCCTTCCAGGGACTAAGCTCAACATAATATGTCCACATGTAGCAGTATCTCTAGTGGAGAGACAGGATACTGATACTGGTTTTAACTGCGAAAATTTTTGGCGAGTAGATTTTAACAGTTATCAGACTTGCAATGTGAGCGAAAACAGCATACCACAGAACAAGATATTCTTATCGTGTGATGATCCACGTCAGATGCAGTTTGAGACACTTGTGTTTCAGCCTTTTAACGCTGACCCGTCTCGAGTATTCAGGAAAGGAAAGGTctattatttcattt CTACCTCAACTGGATCCTATGATTCATTGAAGGGAAGAAGTGGTGGACattgtctaaaaaaaaacatgaaaatgcaaaTATATGTTTGTACAGGACCTGAGG ATACAAACTGCACTGATGAGAAACCTACTACTAAACCACCCCAGGTTGCTGTAGAAACCTTTATAACAAATACAACATCAGCCCCAAGTACAGTTAGGGTGGAAACGACAAAGTTGTCTtcttcaaaacagccatcaccTCCTCAAACTAACAGCACTGAAACTGACATACTATCCCCTCAACCAAGTTTTCGTGGTCATCCAACTTTAGGAGATCAACCTCTTGCTGAAGCAAgcacaaaaggaaaagatagTTCCCACAGTACGAATG GAACAACTATACTTGGTGCTTCGCTGGGAATTATTCTGCTTATTTCAATTGGATTCAACTGTTACTGTTTCTG gAAGCTGAGATTACAATCATCAAAACAGGGTGAAAAAAGCGGTCCTCCCTCAACACCAACACCTGT gAAGCCGAGATTACAATCATCAAAACAGGGTGAAAAAAGCAGTCCTCCCTCAACACCAACACATGTGTaa